One part of the Nostoc sp. PCC 7120 = FACHB-418 genome encodes these proteins:
- a CDS encoding tetratricopeptide repeat protein — MGAEEALELLDSLVYRKTGERLGTTQRIILRNLWEDRKQTYQNIADICGYTEAHLKAVGAQLWQTLTNVLGEKVSKSNFSSVVQRFWQSHRLQKMSPIVNPVLNNGKPQELDYNFVGRDREIAELDSYVVRGAKIILIQGEGGVGKTTLARRYFKAQGFDFLELWMAKESQHIVSVESVVEEWLRVDFNEEPGKEFGINLDRLRRKLRDETRKIGVLIDNLESALDRNGQIIASRRSYVELLRVLADPSIKSITLITSRERLYESDVDVTFYPLGGLDECTWQKFFTSCQIKSNSPALSEMCKAFGGNAKSMQIISGAITTDFEGNADIYWRENKHDLLIEPELKNLVASQFDRLAQMDSEAYRLLCRLGCYRYQDVTHVSVQGLQCLLWDVPEQQARRVIRYLTDRLLIEFRKGKYWLHPVICTEAIARLKQSGEWQIANHKAAEFWNQSVTQVENPQDALMALEAYHHYMEIGDYEKAADVIIRSRPKKWDHSISLGVLFNRLGLLETLISVINPLIHNLHSDYHLNILYNLLGRAYHQIGNIKLALECHYKSNEIAEKNNFLQERISSSFNLGLCYTDLWEIERASEIFYYVKNLGATDRNYYQYVVYSLCCLAYLDSSVGNNENVELMLREAEEGLSHDRLTSWGIGTSLLFLSLTYKNLGLIDKAFSMCHQAINHCRQNQFSFLEARATSCLASLYREQGQFTVAIDKHLEAIANMNKVSDKCNLAKAYYQLGLTYQRMGEVNQSRETFHQAIVIFNDMPAPKQVEKVQITMTRLENG, encoded by the coding sequence ATGGGTGCAGAAGAAGCTCTAGAGCTTTTGGATAGTTTGGTTTATAGAAAAACAGGGGAACGTTTAGGCACAACTCAAAGAATAATTCTACGTAATTTATGGGAGGATAGAAAACAAACTTATCAGAATATTGCTGATATTTGTGGTTATACGGAAGCGCATTTAAAAGCAGTTGGCGCACAATTGTGGCAAACACTGACGAACGTTTTGGGGGAAAAAGTCTCGAAGTCAAACTTTTCTTCAGTGGTGCAGAGATTTTGGCAATCTCATAGACTACAAAAGATGTCGCCTATTGTAAATCCAGTCCTCAATAATGGCAAGCCACAAGAACTGGATTATAACTTTGTGGGGCGCGATCGCGAAATAGCCGAACTTGATAGCTATGTTGTCCGAGGCGCGAAAATTATCCTCATCCAAGGTGAAGGTGGTGTTGGCAAAACTACCTTAGCTCGGCGGTATTTTAAGGCTCAAGGTTTTGATTTCCTAGAGTTGTGGATGGCTAAGGAAAGCCAACATATCGTTTCTGTGGAGAGTGTGGTTGAGGAATGGCTGAGGGTTGATTTTAATGAGGAACCGGGTAAAGAGTTTGGTATTAATCTAGATAGGCTACGGCGCAAGCTGCGGGATGAAACGCGCAAAATAGGGGTTTTAATTGATAATCTTGAGTCTGCTTTGGATAGAAATGGTCAGATTATTGCTTCTCGTCGTTCCTATGTAGAACTGTTGCGGGTATTAGCAGACCCTAGTATTAAATCTATCACTTTGATTACTAGTCGTGAGCGTCTGTATGAATCAGATGTAGATGTGACTTTCTATCCCCTGGGGGGTTTAGATGAGTGTACTTGGCAAAAGTTTTTTACTAGTTGTCAAATTAAATCTAATTCACCTGCACTAAGTGAAATGTGTAAAGCTTTTGGTGGAAATGCCAAATCTATGCAAATTATTAGTGGTGCAATTACTACAGATTTTGAAGGCAATGCAGATATTTATTGGCGAGAAAATAAGCATGATTTATTAATTGAACCAGAATTAAAAAATTTAGTTGCTAGTCAATTTGACCGTTTGGCACAAATGGATAGTGAAGCATATCGGCTGCTTTGTCGTTTGGGATGTTATCGCTATCAAGATGTTACTCATGTGAGTGTTCAGGGATTACAATGTTTACTTTGGGATGTGCCAGAACAACAAGCTAGGCGAGTAATTAGATATCTGACAGACCGTTTATTGATAGAGTTTCGTAAAGGAAAATATTGGTTACATCCGGTGATTTGTACAGAGGCGATCGCCAGATTAAAACAAAGTGGTGAATGGCAAATTGCTAACCACAAAGCAGCAGAATTTTGGAATCAGAGTGTTACTCAAGTGGAAAACCCTCAAGATGCTTTGATGGCGTTGGAAGCTTATCATCACTATATGGAAATTGGGGATTATGAAAAAGCTGCTGATGTGATTATTCGTAGTAGACCCAAAAAGTGGGATCACAGTATATCTTTGGGGGTTTTATTTAATCGATTGGGTTTGTTGGAAACCTTAATTTCTGTGATTAATCCCCTCATTCATAATTTACATTCCGACTATCATTTGAATATTCTGTATAATCTATTGGGGCGAGCTTATCACCAAATAGGCAATATCAAATTAGCTCTGGAATGCCACTATAAATCTAATGAGATTGCTGAAAAAAATAACTTTCTGCAAGAGAGAATTTCCAGTAGTTTCAATTTAGGTCTTTGTTACACAGATTTATGGGAAATTGAGCGAGCAAGTGAGATTTTTTACTACGTCAAGAATCTAGGGGCAACAGACAGAAATTATTATCAATATGTTGTTTATTCTCTGTGTTGTTTAGCTTATTTAGATTCCTCTGTGGGCAATAATGAAAACGTAGAGTTGATGTTACGAGAAGCGGAAGAGGGATTATCTCACGACAGATTAACTTCCTGGGGTATAGGCACTAGCTTACTATTTCTCAGCTTGACTTATAAAAATTTAGGTTTAATAGACAAGGCTTTCTCGATGTGCCATCAAGCTATTAACCATTGTCGTCAAAATCAGTTCAGTTTTTTGGAAGCGAGGGCTACATCTTGTTTAGCATCATTATATCGAGAACAGGGACAGTTTACAGTGGCGATAGATAAACATTTAGAAGCGATCGCCAACATGAACAAGGTATCTGATAAATGCAATCTCGCCAAAGCCTACTACCAGTTAGGTTTAACATATCAAAGAATGGGTGAGGTTAACCAGAGTAGAGAAACATTTCATCAGGCGATCGTTATTTTCAATGATATGCCTGCACCAAAGCAAGTGGAAAAAGTGCAAATAACAATGACGCGTTTAGAAAATGGTTAG